One region of Citrus sinensis cultivar Valencia sweet orange chromosome 6, DVS_A1.0, whole genome shotgun sequence genomic DNA includes:
- the LOC127903086 gene encoding uncharacterized protein LOC127903086: MRNPDEVGDCNFLSLVDFVVADRMNRCCCKAFDKVNTFDDVEEEEVVAIQIDWTEEKQFDRHTRFIEHLNLSDREIAIALEDQEKTTFTCPYGTFAFRRMPFGLCNAPTTFQRCMISIFSDMVEQTLEVFMDDFSVFGETYNNGGIMLGHKVSKDGIEVDKAKIEVIDKLLPPTSVKGIRSFLGHVGFYRRFIKDFSKVAKPLCSLLEHDKPFYFDKACHQAFGELKKALITAPVIISPDWTLPFELMCDASDHSVGAVLGQRKDKQVQMLQQSESLWYADFANYLVSGLLPPKLKFQEKKKFLHNVRSYQWDDPHLYKLCPDQVIRRCAAEGEIPHILESCHAAAYRGHFGGHRTAAKVLQLGYYWLTIFKDAYEFVKYCDRCQRTGNITSRHEMPLTNILEVEVFDVWGIYFMELFPPSFGNLYILIVVDYVSKWVEAAALPTDDAKTVVAFLQKFFFPNLALLEQLLVMRVHIFATKSLLQQ, from the exons ATGAGAAACCCTGATGAAGTAGGAGACTGCAATTTCCTGAGTTTAGTGGATTTTGTTGTAGCAGACAGAATGAATAGATGCTGCTGTAAGGCATTTGACAAAGTCAATACCTTTGATGATGTAGAAGAGGAAGAGGTTGTAGCAATTCAGATAGATTGGACGGAAGAAAAGCAATTTGATAGGCACACTAGGTTTATTGAACATCTGAATCTTTCAGATAGGGAA ATTGCTATAGCTCTAGAAGATCAGGAGAAGACAACATTTACTTGTCCTTATGGAACATTTGCCTTCAGAAGAATGCCCTTTGGGCTATGCAATGCTCCAACAACTTTTCAGAGATGCATGATATCTATATTTTCTGACATGGTAGAGCAGACTTTagaagttttcatggatgACTTCTCAGTTTTTGGAGAAACATACAATAATG GAGGAATAATGTTGGGTCACAAGGTATCCAAGGATGGCATAGAGGTAGACAAAGCCAAGATAGAGGTAATAGATAAACTGTTACCTCCAACTTCAGTAAAGGGTATTAGGAGTTTTTTGGGTCATGTTGGATTTTACAGAAGATTTATTAAGGATTTTTCCAAGGTGGCCAAACCATTATGCTCATTGCTGGAACATGATAAACCTTTTTACTTTGACAAAGCTTGTCATCAAGCAtttggagaattaaagaaagctcTGATCACTGCTCCAGTAATTATATCTCCAGACTGGACTTTAccatttgaattgatgtgtgatgctagtgaCCATTCTGTGGGAGCAGTATTAGGGCAAAGAAAGGATAAG CAAGTACAGATGCTGCAGCAGTCAGAATCTCTATGGtatgcagattttgctaaCTATTTAGTAAGTGGATTGTTACCACCCAAGCTGAAgtttcaagagaaaaagaaatttcttcataATGTTAGAAGCTACCAATGGGATGACCCACATTTATATAAGTTGTGCCCAGACCAAGTAATCCGAAGATGTGCTGCAGAAGGAGAGATTCCCCATATACTGGAGTCATGTCATGCTGCAGCATATAGAGGACATTTTGGTGGTCACAGAACAGCTGCTAAAGTATTGCAATTAGGTTATTACTGGCtaactatttttaaagatgcttatgaGTTTGTTAAATATTGTGACAGGTGTCAAAGGACAGGGAACATAACTAGCAGACATGAAATGCCATTGACAAACATACTAGAAGTGGAAGTTTTTGATGTCTGGGGAATATATTTCATGGAACTTTTCCCCCCATCCTTTGGGAACTTATATATCCTTATTGTTGTGGATTATGTCTCCAAGTGGGTAGAAGCTGCAGCATTACCTACCGATGATGCTAAAACAGTGGTGGCTTTTCttcagaaatttttttttccaaatttggcACTCCTAGagcaattattagtgatgaGGGTACACATTTTTGCAACAAAGTCTTTACTACAGCAATGA